The following coding sequences lie in one Flavobacterium sediminis genomic window:
- a CDS encoding undecaprenyl-diphosphate phosphatase, with amino-acid sequence MDILQAIILAIIEGITEFLPVSSTGHMIVASSFFGIAHDDFTKLFTIVIQLGTILSVVVLYFKRFFQSLDFYYKLFVAFLPAVFFGLLLNDFIDGLLENPITVAVSLIIGGFILLKVDDWFGGHDDGTEISYLTALKIGLFQCLAMIPGVSRSGASIAGGMTQKLSRTTAAEFSFFLAIPTMLGATVKKSYDYYKAGFELTQDQTYLLIIGNVVGFIVAMIAIKSFIGFLQKHGFKLFGYYRIIAGAIILIIHFFVKPLIII; translated from the coding sequence ATGGATATACTTCAGGCGATTATTTTAGCTATTATTGAAGGAATTACTGAATTTTTACCGGTTTCTTCTACCGGACACATGATCGTAGCTTCTTCTTTTTTTGGTATTGCTCACGACGATTTTACCAAATTATTCACTATCGTTATTCAATTGGGAACTATTTTATCAGTAGTTGTTCTGTATTTCAAACGCTTTTTCCAAAGTTTGGATTTCTATTATAAATTATTCGTTGCTTTTCTTCCGGCAGTTTTTTTCGGATTGTTGCTGAATGACTTTATCGACGGTTTATTGGAAAACCCGATAACGGTTGCTGTTTCACTGATCATAGGCGGTTTTATTTTATTAAAAGTAGACGATTGGTTCGGCGGTCACGATGACGGAACGGAAATCTCTTATCTGACGGCTTTAAAGATCGGTTTGTTCCAGTGTTTGGCAATGATCCCGGGTGTGTCACGAAGCGGAGCCAGTATCGCAGGCGGTATGACACAAAAATTATCGCGTACGACTGCTGCCGAATTCTCATTTTTCTTAGCTATCCCTACAATGTTAGGCGCAACGGTAAAAAAATCATACGATTATTACAAAGCCGGATTTGAATTGACACAGGATCAGACGTATTTACTCATCATCGGAAATGTAGTGGGTTTCATTGTAGCGATGATCGCTATTAAATCGTTTATCGGCTTTTTACAAAAACATGGTTTTAAATTGTTTGGTTATTATCGTATTATTGCGGGAGCGATTATTCTAATTATCCATTTTTTTGT
- a CDS encoding DUF3098 domain-containing protein — MKDNPTHKEDFLFGKTNYIVLLIGLAMIALGFLLMSGGGSDDPNVFSEEIFNFRRIRLAPTVVLAGFGVVIYSIFKKDKK; from the coding sequence ATGAAAGATAATCCTACACACAAAGAAGATTTTTTATTTGGCAAAACTAACTATATTGTTCTGTTAATCGGTTTAGCCATGATTGCTTTAGGCTTTTTACTTATGAGCGGTGGCGGCAGTGATGATCCGAATGTTTTCAGTGAAGAAATCTTCAATTTCAGAAGAATCCGCTTAGCACCTACTGTAGTTTTAGCAGGTTTTGGTGTTGTTATTTATTCCATTTTTAAAAAAGATAAAAAGTAA
- a CDS encoding cell division protein FtsX: protein MASSFENYQKRRLISSYFSVILSIFLVLFLLGTLGLFVINSKKITNDFKENIPMTVFFMNEANDSILNAFDTELKNSLFIKEYAFVQKDSAAKNNVDIVGKDFMEFLGFNPLQNSFDINLKGDYVIADSIKKIETGFKKNEYVSEIIYDKQLVDLVNDNIKRISFYMLIASGFLAAIAMLLINSSLRLSIYSHRFTIKTMQMVGATKAFIRKPFIWRGIKLGLVGSLLAIIALYILVTYVDKYFPSLGIAKDYASLGIVFGGVLSIGIVITAISTFFATQRFLNLRTDDLY, encoded by the coding sequence ATGGCTTCATCTTTTGAAAACTATCAAAAAAGGCGTTTAATTTCATCTTATTTTTCTGTGATCTTGAGTATTTTTTTAGTACTCTTTTTACTAGGAACTTTAGGCCTTTTTGTGATTAATTCAAAAAAGATTACCAATGACTTTAAAGAAAATATCCCGATGACTGTCTTTTTTATGAATGAGGCTAATGACAGTATCCTGAATGCTTTTGACACGGAATTAAAAAATTCTCTTTTTATCAAGGAGTATGCTTTTGTACAAAAGGACAGTGCGGCTAAAAACAATGTAGATATTGTGGGTAAGGATTTTATGGAATTCTTAGGTTTTAATCCGCTGCAAAACTCATTTGACATCAACCTTAAAGGGGATTATGTTATAGCAGACAGTATCAAAAAGATAGAAACGGGGTTTAAGAAGAACGAATACGTTTCAGAAATTATCTATGATAAGCAATTGGTTGATCTGGTTAATGACAATATTAAAAGGATCAGTTTTTATATGTTGATCGCCAGCGGTTTCTTAGCCGCTATTGCCATGTTGTTAATCAACAGCTCGTTACGCTTGTCTATTTATTCGCATCGTTTTACGATCAAGACCATGCAGATGGTAGGGGCTACTAAAGCTTTTATTCGCAAACCTTTCATCTGGCGCGGCATCAAGCTGGGGCTGGTAGGTTCCCTACTTGCGATTATTGCGCTATATATATTGGTAACTTATGTCGATAAATATTTTCCGAGTTTAGGTATTGCTAAGGATTATGCTTCATTGGGCATTGTTTTCGGCGGTGTTCTTTCAATAGGCATTGTCATTACTGCCATTAGCACATTCTTTGCGACGCAACGTTTCCTGAACCTGAGAACTGACGACCTTTATTAA
- a CDS encoding leucine--tRNA ligase: protein MKYLHNEIEAKWRNYWAEHKTFAASNDSDKPKYYVLDMFPYPSGAGLHVGHPLGYIASDIVARYKRHQGFNVLHPQGYDSFGLPAEQYAIQTGQHPAITTETNIKRYREQLDKIGFSFDWDREVRTSDPEYYKWTQWIFIQLFESWYNNKSDKAESIATLVQEFEQNGNTAVDAVCADGIPAFSATEWNAFTADEKEQILLQYRLTYLAETEVNWCPALGTVLANDEIVNGVSERGGHPVIRKKMTQWSMRISAYAERLLQGLETIDWTESLKESQRNWIGKSVGASVTFKVIPTTNNQQPATIEVFTTRPDTIFGVTFMTLAPEHELVAQITTPEQKEAVEAYIEATAKRSERERMADVKTISGVFTGAYAEHPITKEPIPIWIGDYVLAGYGTGAVMAVPCGDERDYAFANFFKGTNGMPEIKNIFNQDISEAAFAAKEGFELVNSDFLNGLGYKEGTKKAIEALENIGAGKAKVNYRLRDAVFSRQRYWGEPFPVYYVNGLPKMIEAKHLPIRLPEVEKYLPTEDGQPPLGNATEWAWDIEQCSVVSNELIDNVKVFPLELNTMPGWAGSSWYWMRYMDAHNKNEFASEAALKYWENVDLYIGGSEHATGHLLYSRFWNKFLKDRGFAPTEEPFKKLINQGMILGNSAFVYRVSGKIIEVKYIDKNKTEIVNWDLTDLEIENHILISKNIISERKGLDEYDKKTIAESFDVILFNEELDDFEKTIFNNVSKKQKELLIENKDTLGICLVKYPIHVDLSCINDVTSELDIEKFKTHPLYKDYANAEFILEDRKYIVGREVEKMSKSKYNVVNPDDICEEYGADTLRLYEMFLGPLEQAKPWNTAGITGVYGFLKKLWRLYFDDNGLNVTDEEPTKDMYKSLHKTIKKATEDIENFSFNTSVSQFMICVNELAQQKCHHRAILEPLAVLISPYAPHIAEELWSALGHEGSVATVAYPKFEASYLVESAKEYPVSFNGKMRFKVELPLDLSEEQIKEIIMADERTQGQLQGREPKKVIIVPGKIINIVG from the coding sequence ATGAAATACCTTCACAACGAGATCGAAGCCAAATGGCGCAACTACTGGGCAGAGCATAAAACATTTGCAGCCTCTAATGATTCCGATAAACCTAAATATTATGTATTAGATATGTTTCCTTATCCTTCGGGAGCCGGCTTACACGTTGGGCATCCGCTGGGATACATTGCTTCTGATATTGTGGCGCGTTACAAACGTCATCAAGGGTTTAACGTGTTGCACCCGCAAGGATACGATTCGTTTGGATTACCTGCCGAACAATATGCGATTCAAACCGGACAGCATCCAGCCATTACAACCGAAACCAACATCAAACGCTATCGCGAGCAGTTAGATAAAATCGGTTTTTCATTTGATTGGGACAGAGAAGTGCGCACTTCCGATCCGGAGTATTACAAATGGACGCAATGGATCTTTATTCAGTTGTTTGAATCTTGGTACAACAACAAGTCCGATAAAGCAGAAAGCATTGCAACTTTAGTTCAGGAATTTGAACAAAACGGTAATACTGCTGTGGATGCGGTTTGTGCGGATGGTATTCCGGCTTTTTCTGCAACAGAATGGAATGCTTTTACAGCTGATGAAAAAGAACAGATCTTATTACAATATAGATTAACCTATTTGGCGGAAACTGAAGTGAACTGGTGTCCGGCTTTAGGAACCGTTTTAGCCAATGACGAAATCGTAAACGGTGTTTCAGAGCGTGGCGGTCATCCGGTAATTCGTAAAAAAATGACGCAATGGTCGATGCGAATTTCAGCGTATGCCGAACGTTTGTTACAAGGTTTAGAAACCATTGATTGGACTGAAAGTTTGAAAGAAAGCCAACGCAATTGGATCGGAAAATCAGTTGGTGCATCGGTTACTTTTAAAGTAATACCAACAACCAACAACCAACAACCAGCAACTATTGAAGTTTTCACCACACGTCCTGATACTATTTTCGGTGTTACGTTTATGACATTGGCACCGGAACACGAATTGGTGGCTCAAATTACTACTCCGGAGCAAAAAGAAGCCGTGGAAGCGTATATTGAAGCTACTGCAAAACGTTCGGAAAGAGAGCGTATGGCCGATGTAAAAACCATTTCGGGTGTGTTTACCGGAGCGTATGCCGAACATCCGATTACGAAAGAACCGATTCCGATCTGGATCGGTGATTATGTGTTAGCAGGTTACGGAACCGGAGCCGTTATGGCGGTTCCTTGCGGTGACGAACGCGATTATGCGTTTGCCAATTTTTTTAAAGGAACGAATGGCATGCCGGAGATCAAAAATATTTTCAATCAAGACATTTCAGAAGCGGCTTTTGCTGCCAAAGAAGGTTTTGAATTGGTTAATTCTGATTTTTTAAACGGTTTAGGGTATAAAGAAGGAACGAAAAAAGCGATTGAAGCTTTAGAAAATATCGGTGCCGGAAAGGCAAAAGTAAACTACCGTTTGCGCGATGCGGTTTTCTCTCGTCAGCGGTATTGGGGTGAACCCTTCCCGGTGTATTATGTAAATGGGTTACCAAAAATGATCGAGGCGAAACATTTGCCGATTCGTTTACCGGAAGTTGAAAAATACTTACCAACAGAAGACGGTCAGCCGCCATTAGGAAATGCAACCGAGTGGGCTTGGGATATTGAGCAGTGTTCAGTGGTTAGTAATGAGTTGATAGATAACGTGAAAGTGTTCCCGTTAGAATTGAATACCATGCCGGGTTGGGCAGGAAGTTCTTGGTATTGGATGCGTTACATGGATGCACATAACAAGAACGAATTTGCCAGCGAAGCAGCTTTAAAATATTGGGAAAATGTAGATTTATATATAGGAGGTAGCGAACATGCCACCGGACATTTATTGTATTCTCGTTTTTGGAATAAATTTTTAAAAGACAGAGGTTTTGCACCAACAGAAGAGCCCTTCAAAAAACTGATCAATCAGGGAATGATTTTGGGGAATTCGGCTTTTGTGTATAGAGTTTCAGGTAAAATAATAGAAGTAAAGTATATTGATAAAAATAAAACAGAAATTGTTAATTGGGATTTAACTGATTTAGAAATTGAAAATCATATTTTGATTTCAAAAAATATAATTTCTGAAAGAAAAGGTTTAGATGAATATGATAAAAAAACCATAGCTGAAAGTTTTGATGTTATATTGTTTAATGAAGAATTAGACGATTTTGAAAAAACAATATTTAACAACGTATCAAAAAAACAAAAAGAATTATTAATTGAAAATAAGGATACATTAGGTATTTGCTTAGTTAAATACCCAATTCATGTTGATTTATCATGTATTAACGATGTTACATCTGAATTAGATATTGAAAAATTCAAAACGCATCCTTTATATAAAGACTATGCAAATGCAGAATTTATATTAGAAGACAGAAAATACATCGTTGGTCGCGAAGTCGAAAAAATGTCGAAATCGAAATACAACGTAGTTAATCCGGATGATATTTGTGAAGAATACGGTGCCGATACCTTGCGTTTGTATGAAATGTTCTTAGGACCATTGGAACAAGCAAAACCTTGGAACACGGCTGGTATTACCGGAGTGTATGGTTTCTTAAAAAAACTATGGCGTTTGTATTTTGACGACAACGGTTTGAACGTTACAGACGAAGAACCAACAAAAGACATGTACAAATCGTTGCATAAAACCATCAAAAAAGCAACGGAAGATATCGAGAATTTCTCATTCAACACCTCGGTTTCTCAGTTTATGATCTGTGTAAACGAATTGGCACAACAAAAATGCCACCACAGAGCTATTCTGGAACCGTTAGCCGTTTTGATCTCGCCTTATGCACCACATATTGCTGAGGAATTATGGAGTGCTTTAGGACACGAAGGTTCGGTAGCTACTGTTGCCTATCCGAAGTTTGAAGCGAGTTATTTGGTTGAAAGCGCTAAAGAATATCCGGTGTCTTTCAACGGAAAAATGCGTTTTAAAGTGGAATTGCCTTTGGATTTGTCTGAAGAGCAGATTAAAGAGATAATTATGGCAGATGAAAGAACACAGGGACAATTACAAGGACGTGAACCTAAAAAAGTAATTATCGTTCCGGGTAAAATTATCAATATAGTCGGATAA
- a CDS encoding zinc metallopeptidase gives MLGYYILIGGIALVSWLVSNQLKSKFEYYSKVHLRNGMSGAEIAEKMLHDNGIYDVKVISTAGRLTDHYNPADKTVNLSEAVYNQRNAAAAAVAAHECGHAVQHAKAYQWLEMRSKLVPVVQISSSLSQWLVIGGLILGAASKTGYGFYIAVIGLIMMAIATAFSLITLPVEYDASNRALAWLKSKNMLSQQEYSGAEDALKWAARTYLVAAIGAIASLLYWAYQVFGNRN, from the coding sequence ATGTTAGGATATTATATATTAATAGGAGGTATAGCCTTAGTGAGCTGGTTAGTAAGTAACCAATTGAAGAGTAAGTTTGAATACTATTCAAAAGTACATTTGCGAAATGGCATGAGCGGAGCAGAGATCGCTGAGAAAATGCTTCACGATAACGGGATTTATGATGTGAAAGTAATTTCAACGGCAGGTCGTTTAACCGATCATTACAATCCGGCTGATAAAACAGTGAATCTGAGTGAAGCGGTTTATAATCAGAGAAATGCTGCCGCTGCCGCTGTTGCTGCTCACGAGTGCGGACATGCCGTGCAACATGCTAAAGCATATCAATGGTTAGAAATGCGTTCTAAATTAGTTCCTGTTGTACAGATATCTTCATCCTTGTCACAATGGTTAGTGATCGGAGGACTTATTTTGGGTGCCGCATCAAAGACAGGATACGGATTTTATATTGCAGTGATCGGATTGATCATGATGGCGATTGCAACAGCCTTTTCATTGATTACCTTGCCGGTCGAATACGATGCGAGTAACAGAGCCTTAGCTTGGCTGAAAAGTAAGAATATGTTGAGCCAGCAAGAATATTCCGGAGCTGAAGATGCTTTGAAATGGGCAGCACGAACTTATTTGGTCGCTGCTATCGGAGCTATAGCTTCTTTATTGTATTGGGCTTATCAGGTTTTTGGTAACAGAAATTAG
- a CDS encoding Lrp/AsnC family transcriptional regulator, whose product MKVNQLQIEIDGIDKEILRDLMEDARKPILQIANKIGISGAAIHQRLRKLEQAGVISGSKFVVDTKVLGYSTMAFVGVYLERASSNSEAVRELRKIPEVLECHYTTGNWSILIKIICKDNEHLMQLLNKKIQSIKGVSRTETFISLEQQIDRQIQL is encoded by the coding sequence ATGAAAGTTAATCAGTTACAAATCGAAATTGACGGCATTGACAAAGAGATCTTACGAGACCTAATGGAAGACGCTCGCAAACCGATCCTGCAAATTGCAAACAAGATCGGTATTTCCGGTGCTGCTATCCACCAACGTTTACGCAAACTGGAGCAAGCCGGTGTAATCTCCGGTTCTAAATTTGTAGTCGATACCAAAGTTTTAGGTTACAGTACTATGGCATTCGTAGGCGTGTATTTAGAAAGAGCTTCCAGTAATTCGGAAGCAGTGCGGGAATTGCGAAAGATCCCTGAAGTTTTAGAATGCCACTATACGACCGGAAACTGGAGTATCTTAATTAAGATCATTTGTAAAGACAACGAACATTTAATGCAGTTGCTCAACAAAAAGATCCAGTCCATCAAAGGTGTTTCCAGAACAGAAACTTTTATTTCGTTAGAACAACAGATTGACCGACAGATCCAATTGTGA
- a CDS encoding DUF423 domain-containing protein, translating into MEKKILGFAIVIGLLAIVLGALGAHGLKKFLSLEQLASFETGVRYQMYHALFLLFVSQFQNLAVSDKVIVFYLAAIGVVFFSGSIYVLSTSSMTGIKAKFLGPVTPLGGVLMIASWGYLLYATLLKNGN; encoded by the coding sequence ATGGAGAAGAAAATCTTAGGCTTTGCCATTGTAATCGGGCTTTTAGCAATTGTTTTAGGAGCTTTAGGAGCTCATGGATTAAAAAAGTTTTTGTCTTTAGAGCAGTTAGCTTCTTTTGAAACCGGAGTCCGATACCAAATGTATCACGCTCTCTTTTTATTATTCGTAAGTCAGTTTCAGAATCTTGCAGTAAGCGATAAAGTGATCGTGTTTTATTTAGCAGCAATCGGTGTAGTCTTTTTTTCAGGTTCTATTTATGTATTGTCAACTTCTTCCATGACAGGAATAAAAGCAAAATTTTTAGGGCCTGTAACGCCTTTAGGAGGAGTTTTAATGATTGCTTCTTGGGGGTATTTGCTTTACGCAACCTTGTTAAAAAACGGCAATTAA